The Oncorhynchus clarkii lewisi isolate Uvic-CL-2024 chromosome 20, UVic_Ocla_1.0, whole genome shotgun sequence nucleotide sequence tgtctggttcgACTGTAAACTCGCCTTCCAGACtcgcatcaaacatctccaatccaaagttaaatcaataattggcttcctatttcgcaacaaagcatccttcaatcattgctgtcaaacatacccttgtaaaactgaccatcctaccaatcctcgacttcggcgatgccatttacaaaatagcctcccaataccctactcaataaattggatgcagtctatcacagtgccatctgttttgtcaccaaagccccatatactacccaccactgctacctgtatgctctcgttggctggccctcgcttcatactcgtcgccaaacccactggctccaggtcctctacaagaccctgctaggtaaagtccccccttatctcagctcactggtcaccatagcagcacccagctgtagcacgcgctccagcaggtatctctctggtcacccccaaaaccaattcttcctttggccgcctctccttccagttctctgctgccaatgactggaacgaactacaaaaatctctgaaactggaaacacttatctccctcactagctttaagtaccagctgtcagagcagctcacagattactgcacctgtacatagcccatctataatttagcccaaacaactacctctttccctactgtatttatttatttagctctttTGCaacccattatttctatctctactttgcacattcttccacctcaaatctaccattccagtgttttacttgctatattgtatttactttgccaccatggcctttacctcccttttctcacctcatttgctcacattgtagatagacttatttttctactgactgtatgtttgttttactccatgtgtaactctgttgtgtgtcgaactgctttgctttatcttggccaggtcgcagttgtaaatgagaacttgttctcaactggtctacctggttaaataaaggtaaaaataaaataaacattggtTATGCATGGCCTTTCTgcaaggaacttaaaacattgtatcaacttggTCCATTCAGCCCTGCtaacaaacttgcaacattgtataaaatatgttggaCCCTCAGTTTCCCACACCAGTGAGCTCTGGACAGACACAGCTATAGGCTATTTGTACAAGGGATAATAATTTCAGGTAGGTCTATTATGACTTTTCCACCTGATAAGAGAATTACATTTTCTTTCTCTTTTACACCAAGTGGTTATCgcaagggagagagctggaaagattgaggaactattgtcatcctcaatggatgtaaaaaaaataaataacttgCTGTTTTGagttgaaaatatatatttttagaagctctacagctcattagtggtggtgagttaagacaatcagatccccaaatgggaaCATTTTATAAGCCTACATTTTGATaactcgtaaatggaatgaaacaaacctaaacttgtttctcacaagtgtagcctagGTTGTGTGCTCTGCAAACAAAGTTGTCATTTGACAATAagaattgtaaaataataatatattgacaTTAACAGAATTACAGTAACTGAACAAACATTTGTAGATTAGAAATtatgggaattaaagggaaatgtACTACTGGTGTGCCATCCCCGCAATCTCTGCAATGGTTTAGTCCACAGGCGTCAATCAAGACATGGCAGAATTTAgttgttttctttgcaacttcCCGACTAAAAAATGATCGGTTGAACAACAGCctgtcgactaaatggggtcaatCCTAGTTTTGAAAATTTTTATATTGAATAGATTTAAAAAACACAGTCCCTCTGATTAACTGTTTGCCATTGTCTCATAGGAACAGAATGTTTATCTATCTCCATATCTTACTGGAGGGGGCCGTGTACACAGAGTTCACCTATGAGGTGTTTGGATACTGCAGGGACATGGACACCACTCTCTCCAGCCTATCAGTCCCTTATGTTCTACTGGTGGTCAAATCCTGCTTCTTCTACCTCTGCATTAGAAGGGAACCTGGTAAGTCAACTATAACACAGAGTAGGGCCTATTTGGTAGACAGAAAAtcacaacataatacattatctgAAGTGAACGTTCTGTAAAGTTTCCTCCTGAGGAATATCATAACACCTACTGAACAGGCTCATGCTAGTACTTTTATCTTTCTCTGTAGGTACAGTTACAAAGAAGCGACATGCTGGTCAGCTCCAGGTATACCCATATGACAAGAGGATGTTCCACCCAGGAGTCTGCTGTCCAACCTGTCAGCTGGTCAAACCTGCTCGCTCAAAACACTGTAGTAAGTAGTACAGATTGGCCTTTGGCTTTTAGTCGCAGGCATTAGTTCTAATACTGTACCTCTGAATGTCTACTATATAGGCATAGTACAGTCTATAAACTATACTTCTCAGAACAGCGTATAACATCCTAAGATGCATTGTTACATAATAATGTATAACTGCTACTATTATTGTCTCTAAACTGTATTGAATAGCCAATGTGTTCCCCTTGTTTTGTCCAGGAGTCTGCAATAGGTGTGTGCAGCGCTTCGACCACCACTGTGTCTGGGTCAACAACTGCATCGGCGCTCAGAACACCCGGTACTTCCTTCTCTACCTGCTGAGTGTGTGTGCCATGGCAGCAGACATGGCACTACTGACGGTGGACATGTTACTGCACGCTGTGGTGCGGTCAGGCATCCTACAAGCCCGTTACATAGATGATGATGGGCAGCAACAGCAGGCAGGGATGCTCTTTGTCATACAGGTGAAAGACtggacatacagacacacacacaatgatatcGGTGCCTGATGTTTACATGGAGTTAGTATTTCCTTCTGCCTGTTTAAACCCAGCAAGTCTGATTTAATTAATTTAAATATGAATGCCATGAATTAAATCCTATCTAGTTCCATTAATGTGCCACATAAATCACTACACACTTTGTCTCAGTTTACAGATgtactatttatttttttataatattTTAATTTAAATTCACTTCCCACatagactgagtgtacaaaacattaagaactctTCCCTCAAGCCCATTTTCCCCTCAGAATAACCTCAA carries:
- the LOC139375646 gene encoding palmitoyltransferase ZDHHC4 — protein: MDFLTLFAIYVGVVLTCIALVCKYSGQQQSPFGLLFDSVTKVIAPWTPLWLQSFTQRTLHMLFHQRNRMFIYLHILLEGAVYTEFTYEVFGYCRDMDTTLSSLSVPYVLLVVKSCFFYLCIRREPGTVTKKRHAGQLQVYPYDKRMFHPGVCCPTCQLVKPARSKHCRVCNRCVQRFDHHCVWVNNCIGAQNTRYFLLYLLSVCAMAADMALLTVDMLLHAVVRSGILQARYIDDDGQQQQAGMLFVIQHLFLTFPRIVFMLGFLVFVFLLLAGYTMFHSYLALVNQTSNEWYKGRGNVCQHCHPSPDHFCGLPASDQSKRWFYSRGVLRNLGEIFFPLRPVQKKDN